Within the Dialister hominis genome, the region TTGCTTTGCTCTTGGATTAACGGTTCAGGCAGGCGCCTACCTTTACATGGACAGGGTCTTATTTGCACCGCTTGCAAGCGGAGACTACGACATGTCCGATGTAAAGGATAAAGTAGCAGAAGCAGCAGAAAAAGAAGGGAAAAAGACTTTCTCCAAGGTAAACGTCAAGGGGAAAGCGTATTATTCCTACGATTACAAGTACATGGCTGACGTAACAGCTGACTCGGTCACCATTTATAAAGCTGAAAACCTCAGCAATCCGCAGAAGGTGGATCTGAAGAATCAGGGCGTATCCTTCTTCGAATGGATGCCTGACCGCAATCTGGCACTGATGGCGCTGTATCCTATTCACTGGAATGGCGGACGCTGGGACGTGACGCTGGCCCGTTACAATCCTGAAGGTACGACTCATGAGTCAGATGCACCGATCAGGGATCTTCCGCGTGATGCCAAAATCGTTTCCGTTGCTTATTCTACAGCGACCAATGCAGTTTACATGAAGATGGAAGTCGGAAAGGGACTGTACCGTATTTACCGTACGGATGCCAACTATGACACACGCCGTATTTACGTGCAGACCTCCCATATCGGCAAGATTGCTGTATTCTATGATGAAGACAGACTCTTCTACGACGACAGCCAGAAGGGCATCATGTATACATTTAACGGCGATGACAGCTCCTGGCGCGTCATTTCACCTCCTGGTGCCTTCCGCCTCGTAGGTCTTGGCGATGACAAGACAATTTATGCCGCCAAAATTAATTCAAAGGGAGAAGCCGTCGCGTATTATACGGGCAAGCTCGGAGTAGGCTTCAAAGAAGTAAAGGCACTCCCGTCACCTGTTGATTTCAACTCTGTCACAGTGCATATGATCCATGAAGCAGCTCTTCAGGCGGCTTCCGCTTCGACAAAATAGTGAAATATGAGCCTTTCTCAGGCAGCAAAAACCGTACCGGCAAAAAATCAAAGCCGGTACGGTTTTTTATTGAAATCTTGTGAATCGGTATGTGCGTAGAAAGAAAATAACAAAAGAAAATGAATTTATTTTATTAAGATTAAAAATGAGTGCAAAAGAAAACCCGAATTGCAATAATAAGTTGAACACCCGGCGAATCTTTATACAGTAAGTGCTGCAAGCATTTCTTCCCTAAAACACTCCTCGGGTGTCTTATAGCCGAGTATTTTTCTTGGCAGGGTGTTGGCCCAGCACTCTACTCTGGAAATGTGTTCCACTGGGTAATCCTGGATTTTCTTCCCTTTGGGAAGAAATCGACGGAATAAGCCGTTGTGATTCTCATTCGTACATTTGTCGCTGGAGCAGTACGGATGCGCATAATAGATCCGTGTGTGACTTAGTTTCTCTAGCTCCGACAGGCTAGAAAACTCACTGCCATTGTCTGTCGTAATGCTGAGGAACACTCGGCTGAAACAGCCGCGGAACATTCCATCCTTCAATTTTCTGAAGGCTGCTATTACAGAGGCACTTTCCTTGTTGGGCAGTTTTCTGATGAGGGAACAGCGTGTCTTGCGCTCAACCAGAGTCAGCAGTACTTCGTCCTTTGAGCGAGATCCCAGTACAAGGTCACACTCCCAATGCCCGAAATCCTGACGCTCATCCACAGAAGGATCGCGCTCATCTATACTGCGGCCGAACTTCTTCTTACGCTCACGAACCCGCTTCCTGGCGTTTTTTCGCTTGACGCGCAAGGGCAGGTCAATACTCTTGATTTTTCCTAGGAGCCCCAGCGTGACATAGTTGTACAGGGTTTTCGTACAGACCATCTCGCCACGTTGAAATTCTCCCGTAACCAGTGCCCTGCCAAAGCAGGCATCGAGCGACCAGTGATGTTCCTGAAGTCTCTTCTGCACATAGTCGAGGAATGCTCCCTTTGCTATGGCGTCGCATTTGCGACCACAGTTTTCGCGATGCGCCTCATAGGTGCTTTGCCCGTCTGCTGCGCGATAGCGTTCCACCTTGCCGTTATAGCAAAGAACCTTGCCACGCTTCACCTCGTTGCGTACCGTATTGACACAGCACCCAATCTCACGGGCTATGCTCCGATACGATTGCTTGTCGCGGAGACGCGTTTGGATAATGACTCGTTCCTCAAAAGTTAAATGAGCCCCTTTTTTGCGTAACGTATCCGTGGTAAAATGATTTTGATCCATAGTGATTCTCCTTTGTGGTTGTGTTTTTTGTGCAACTACATTTTACCACAAGGGTTCGCTATGGATTTTTAAGTGTTCAACTTAATTATACAATCCGCCGTGCAAAAGAAAATATCCGGAGAAAATTAAGTGTCATTGCCGGGTTTAAATGGTATAATGAATCGGATATATATTTATAGTCAGGAAGGGAGAGCGAGCATGGAAGAAGAAAAGGAAATCTATAAAGCGGATGATCGTCTGATCGTAGCGCTTGACGTAGATTCTTTTGACAGTATGAAAGCGCTTGTTGATGAGTTAGGTGATCTGGTTTCCTATTATAAAGTAGGAATGGAACTCTATTATAGTGCCGGCAGCGCAACGATCCATTATTTGAAGGAACATGGGAAAAAGGTGTTCCTGGATCTAAAGCTGCATGACATTCCGAATACGGTGGGACACAGCGTCGCTTCCGTTACCAGATTAGGCGTAAATCTTATTACGGTCCATGCTGGAGGCGGAAGAGCCATGATGCAGGCTGCTGCGCGTTATGCCAAAATAACCGCTGATGAATTAGAAGTGGAAAGACCAAAGATTCTGGCAGTAACAGTTCTTACCAGCTTTGATGATAAAGGCTGGCAGGAAATCGGAGGACATCTTCCGATCCAGGATCATGTACTTGAACTGGCATCCCTTGCCAAGGAGGCAGGCGTTGACGGTGTCGTAGCATCCCCGAAGGAAGCAACTTCCATCCGTGAGATGGCTGGAGATGATTTTCTCATCGTTACGCCGGGCATACGTCCTGCATTTGCACAGACGGATGACCAGAAGCGTATAGCAACGCCATCCCAGGCATTTAAAGACGGAGCTTCAATGCTGGTCATTGGCCGTCCTATTACACAGGCAATTGATCCGAAGGCAGCAACCCGCCTGATTTTAAAAGAGATAAAGGAGAATGCATGATGAATGAGAAGGAAGTAGAAACTTTACTAAAGGAAACCAAAGCTATTTTAGAGGGACATTTTCTTCTGACCAGCGGCCTCCACAGCCCGCTTTATGTAGAAAAATTCAACGTTCTCCAGCATCCTGAATACACAGAAAAACTTTGCAGGGAAATTGCAGAACATTTCAAGGACCAGGGAATCGAAACAGTTATCGGACCGGCTACCGGCGGAATTATCCTCTCGCAGGTTACTGCAAGAATCCTTGGAGTCAGATCCATTTTTACAGAACGTGAAAATGGCAAGATGACACTCAGACGCGGATTCACCATTGCGCCAGGTGAAAAAGTGCTGATTGTTGAAGATATCGTTACCACCGGCAGCTCCATCAAAGAAGTCGTGGATGTAGTCAATAAGGCAGGCGGAGATATCGTAGGCATCGGCCTTCTGGTCAACCGCTCCGGCGGCAAGGCAGACTTTGGAGTTCCACAGGAAAAAGTGTTCCCGCTCCTGAATCTGACAGTCCCGACCTATGATCCGAAAGACTGCCCGCTGTGCAAGGCCGGAGTTCCTCTGACTGAACGCGGAAGCCATCACTTGAAAAAATAATCAGGACAGAAAAATCAAAGCAATAAAAAATGTCCGGTCTGAGCCGGACGTTTTTTATTTTCGTTATGCTTGTTTCTTTACCTGTTCAACAGGGATTGTCTTATCAGAGGCATCCGTCGGGATTGTTTCATCAACCGGATCCTGGGTGAGTTCCTGAATCAGATCGTGAACGGTTGTGATTTTGTCGATCTTCCACGAATTAGCACCGGAAAATACCAGACCATGATCGACATCTCCGCGGACGGCACGGATCAGTGCCATGGAGATGCAGTAGGGGGTAGTAGCCGGATCGCAGGTCTTCAGGCAGTGGAAGCAGTTGGTGACCGGAATTCTGTGCTGGCGGAAAGCTTTGACAAAAGGATTCAGCAGAGCGCGTCCCGGCATATGGACCGGACTCTGAACGATGGTAACATCGCCTTCCTTTGCTTTGACGTACATATTCTTAAACGCATCAGAAGCATCGCATTCCTTGGTAGCAACAAAGCGCGTAGCCATCTGTACGCCGGAAAGACCCAGCGAGAGGTAGTGTTCAATGTCCTTCTTATCGAAAATGCCGCCGCCGAAAACAACGGGGATTTTCTTGTTGAATTTCTCTTCAAATTCTTTGACGACATCAAGAATTTCCTCGATTTCCTTTTCGTAGCCGTCACTCTCATGCATTTTCACCTGCTCGCGGGTATAGCCGAGATGGCCGCCAGCCTTAGGTCCTTCAATAACAATCATATCGGCTGTGCGGTGATGATGTCTTTCCCAAAGATGGAGAATGACGCGTGCTGCCTTCGGGGAACCGATAATCGGTGCGATTTTGGTGGAAGTGCCTTCAACGCAGTCCGGAAGGTCAGATGGAAGGCCAGCACCGGAGA harbors:
- the pyrF gene encoding orotidine-5'-phosphate decarboxylase, which encodes MEEEKEIYKADDRLIVALDVDSFDSMKALVDELGDLVSYYKVGMELYYSAGSATIHYLKEHGKKVFLDLKLHDIPNTVGHSVASVTRLGVNLITVHAGGGRAMMQAAARYAKITADELEVERPKILAVTVLTSFDDKGWQEIGGHLPIQDHVLELASLAKEAGVDGVVASPKEATSIREMAGDDFLIVTPGIRPAFAQTDDQKRIATPSQAFKDGASMLVIGRPITQAIDPKAATRLILKEIKENA
- a CDS encoding IS30 family transposase encodes the protein MDQNHFTTDTLRKKGAHLTFEERVIIQTRLRDKQSYRSIAREIGCCVNTVRNEVKRGKVLCYNGKVERYRAADGQSTYEAHRENCGRKCDAIAKGAFLDYVQKRLQEHHWSLDACFGRALVTGEFQRGEMVCTKTLYNYVTLGLLGKIKSIDLPLRVKRKNARKRVRERKKKFGRSIDERDPSVDERQDFGHWECDLVLGSRSKDEVLLTLVERKTRCSLIRKLPNKESASVIAAFRKLKDGMFRGCFSRVFLSITTDNGSEFSSLSELEKLSHTRIYYAHPYCSSDKCTNENHNGLFRRFLPKGKKIQDYPVEHISRVECWANTLPRKILGYKTPEECFREEMLAALTV
- the pyrE gene encoding orotate phosphoribosyltransferase translates to MMNEKEVETLLKETKAILEGHFLLTSGLHSPLYVEKFNVLQHPEYTEKLCREIAEHFKDQGIETVIGPATGGIILSQVTARILGVRSIFTERENGKMTLRRGFTIAPGEKVLIVEDIVTTGSSIKEVVDVVNKAGGDIVGIGLLVNRSGGKADFGVPQEKVFPLLNLTVPTYDPKDCPLCKAGVPLTERGSHHLKK
- a CDS encoding NAD(P)H-dependent flavin oxidoreductase, with the protein product MQLPALHIGELTARVPIVQGGMGIGVSLSGLAGAVAREGGVGVISAAQVGFNEPDFMTNTVEANKRALAKQLKKAREIAGDGIIGVNIMWRGQHYEDYARCAVENGANIIFSGAGLPSDLPDCVEGTSTKIAPIIGSPKAARVILHLWERHHHRTADMIVIEGPKAGGHLGYTREQVKMHESDGYEKEIEEILDVVKEFEEKFNKKIPVVFGGGIFDKKDIEHYLSLGLSGVQMATRFVATKECDASDAFKNMYVKAKEGDVTIVQSPVHMPGRALLNPFVKAFRQHRIPVTNCFHCLKTCDPATTPYCISMALIRAVRGDVDHGLVFSGANSWKIDKITTVHDLIQELTQDPVDETIPTDASDKTIPVEQVKKQA